The proteins below are encoded in one region of Peptoniphilus sp. GNH:
- a CDS encoding 23S rRNA methyltransferase produces MFPITIGVETVALLSKLDVDKHIDVEIELDELDLTSAESKATYAQIKEYVGNKFELKVSTLYIAQIKRKCGIELREHYNKSKKEKQIIPQCTPEKEEAIMDALRHFKMI; encoded by the coding sequence ATGTTCCCCATAACCATAGGGGTTGAGACGGTAGCACTTTTGTCCAAACTCGATGTCGATAAGCATATAGACGTTGAAATTGAGCTGGATGAGCTTGATTTGACCAGTGCGGAGAGCAAAGCAACATATGCTCAAATCAAAGAATATGTTGGGAATAAATTTGAATTAAAAGTTTCGACATTATATATTGCACAGATAAAAAGGAAATGTGGAATAGAATTACGAGAACATTACAACAAGTCTAAAAAGGAGAAACAAATTATTCCACAGTGTACACCTGAAAAAGAAGAAGCCATCATGGATGCTTTGAGGCACTTCAAAATGATTTAA
- a CDS encoding (2Fe-2S)-binding protein: MKINNECCCGCKTEKPDQIKDNCPVCNNEGISVSKVTVEHLVVDDYRNAVNGDQYKICMNEDCDVVYYNLDNEIKFLKDQVRVPIWVKKDADPKYACYCSEVTENQVIEAVVKHGAKSVKEVNVITGAMKNSNCKENNPLGVCCHKIIQEAIDKGLKMK, translated from the coding sequence ATGAAGATTAATAATGAATGTTGTTGTGGATGCAAAACAGAAAAGCCGGATCAAATTAAAGACAATTGTCCTGTATGTAATAATGAAGGGATTTCCGTTAGTAAAGTAACTGTTGAACATCTAGTGGTAGATGATTATCGTAATGCTGTTAACGGAGATCAATATAAGATTTGCATGAACGAGGACTGCGACGTTGTTTACTATAACTTAGATAATGAAATAAAATTCTTGAAAGACCAAGTTAGAGTTCCTATCTGGGTTAAGAAAGATGCAGATCCTAAGTATGCTTGTTATTGTAGCGAAGTCACAGAAAATCAGGTAATTGAAGCAGTTGTAAAGCATGGCGCGAAATCCGTAAAAGAAGTAAATGTCATCACTGGGGCAATGAAAAATTCTAATTGTAAAGAAAACAATCCGTTGGGAGTTTGTTGTCATAAGATTATTCAGGAAGCTATCGATAAAGGCTTGAAAATGAAATAA
- a CDS encoding GNAT family N-acetyltransferase, whose protein sequence is MKHEEIRGKKIILRRQREEDAPFFAYWFNQPQVMFQCGFEKTTDEEEEKRTINVSHKSEDSVWFTITDFDGNIIGETGLLRMFPAWHQTDLTIIIPDPEMQHKGYGSEAIRIMLDMAFHDYEMHRVSIGVVGLNTDALEFYKKIGFKQEGILEEAYYYNDEYSDFIMMRILSQEWK, encoded by the coding sequence ATGAAGCATGAAGAAATAAGAGGAAAAAAAATTATACTGCGCAGGCAAAGAGAAGAAGACGCTCCGTTTTTCGCCTATTGGTTTAATCAGCCGCAGGTTATGTTTCAATGCGGATTTGAGAAGACAACCGATGAAGAAGAGGAGAAAAGAACTATTAACGTCAGCCACAAATCGGAAGACTCGGTTTGGTTTACGATTACTGATTTTGACGGTAATATTATTGGCGAGACCGGTTTGCTCCGTATGTTTCCCGCGTGGCACCAAACAGATCTGACGATTATTATTCCAGACCCTGAAATGCAGCATAAAGGATATGGTTCGGAAGCAATCCGCATCATGCTGGACATGGCATTTCATGATTATGAGATGCATCGTGTCTCGATCGGCGTGGTAGGGTTGAATACAGATGCACTGGAATTCTACAAGAAAATCGGTTTCAAGCAGGAAGGTATTTTAGAAGAGGCATATTATTATAACGATGAGTACAGCGATTTTATAATGATGCGAATCCTTAGCCAAGAATGGAAATAA
- a CDS encoding RNA methyltransferase has product MSKLNTEHHLDIEIGEDELSEIDFSKDATYGEIKKYVLDKYGLKVSSLYIAQIKRKHGLIERENYNFSKKENQRVPNCPEEKEKAIEDALEHFGMI; this is encoded by the coding sequence TTGTCCAAACTAAATACAGAACATCATTTAGATATAGAAATAGGGGAAGATGAATTATCTGAAATTGACTTTTCAAAAGACGCAACTTATGGAGAAATTAAAAAGTATGTGTTAGATAAATACGGACTAAAAGTTTCAAGCCTATATATTGCACAAATAAAAAGGAAACATGGTCTAATAGAGAGAGAAAATTATAATTTTAGTAAGAAAGAAAATCAAAGAGTGCCAAATTGCCCAGAAGAAAAAGAAAAAGCAATCGAAGATGCTTTAGAGCATTTTGGAATGATTTAA